Genomic window (Dyadobacter fanqingshengii):
GATTTTACAAAAGCTGGCGATATGTGGCGTGCGAGTGCGATCAAAATGGCGGGCGTTTATAAAGGACGACTTACCGAACAAAAAGATTTTGATGAAATAGCTGATATGCTGATCGAGATCAGAGCCGTAGAAAAAGAAGCGTTTCAGAAATTGTCGCGCCTGAATCTTGGTAACTGAGCACTATGATATGACCGAATCGGTTTGCATTGATATTCAAAATGTTTCTAAAAAATACAAATTTGCCCAGGAAAACAGCCTCACAGACGTCTCTCTGAACATTGCTGCGTCTGACATTTTCGGGTTATTAGGGCCTAATGGTGCGGGCAAAACAACATTAATTTCCATTTTGTGCGGCATTATCCCGCCATCTTCCGGGACCGTCCGTTTTTATCATCAAAATCAACTTATTTCTGATCAGGAACGTAAAAGCCGCATCGGCTTCGTCCCGCAGGAATATGCATTTTATCAGGAACTTACGCCGCGTCAGAATCTGGATTATTTCGGTGCCATGTATAATCTCGCTAAAACAGACCTTGAAACACGCCGCGAGCATTTGCTGGAAATTTTAGGACTGAGCAAGTTTGCAGATAAGAAAGTCGGGACGTTTTCGGGCGGGATGAAGCGGAGGGTTAACCTCGCTATTGGCATTATCCATGAACCCGACATACTGTTTCTGGACGAGCCTACCGTTGGCGTCGACGTGCAGAGCAGGAATGCAATCATTCGCTATTTACGCGAAATCAACGACACCGGCACCACCATTATCTACACATCCCATCACATGTCCGAAGCAGAGGAATTCTGCAAACATATTGCGCTCATTGATCATGGTAGGGTTATTGCAAAGGGAGATCTTACCGACCTGAGAAATGAGCACAAGGTTTCCAATCTGCAATCTTTATTCATAAAACTGACAGGGGAGGAGTACAGGGATTAATATGTTCAAGATTTTTTCATCATTGCGCAAAGAATATTTGCTCCTTATTAATGATAAGGTAGGCCTGGCTTTGATGTTTCTGATGCCGCTTTTGCTGGTTTTTATTATTACCATTATACAGGATAGCGCCTACAAAATGGTGAATGAAAACCAAATACCCTTGCTCGTTGTCAATCATGATGCAGGCAAGGAAGGCGACAAACTCGTTGCGTTGCTGACCAAGTCAGGGCTTTTCAAAATCGATTCCCAGGACGCTGTTCCCGAAAAATCGCTCAAATCGGAGTTATTATCACGGGGTAAATTGATTGGCTTGTTCATTCCTGAAACATTTTCTGCCGGGCTGGAAAGTAATGCAAATGATGTAAGTAATATTCTCATCGACGATCTGGGGCTGGAACGTGATTCCATTAGCGCAAAAAAGGTGTCCATGCCCAGGCTTTCTTTTTATAATGATCCGGTTTTGCAGGAGAATTACAGCTATTCGGTTATGGGCATTATCCAGTCCTACATGAGCGTCATTGAAAATTCACTGATGATCGACAGAATGTACACCACAATGGATCTCGGCGGCCAA
Coding sequences:
- a CDS encoding ABC transporter ATP-binding protein; this encodes MTESVCIDIQNVSKKYKFAQENSLTDVSLNIAASDIFGLLGPNGAGKTTLISILCGIIPPSSGTVRFYHQNQLISDQERKSRIGFVPQEYAFYQELTPRQNLDYFGAMYNLAKTDLETRREHLLEILGLSKFADKKVGTFSGGMKRRVNLAIGIIHEPDILFLDEPTVGVDVQSRNAIIRYLREINDTGTTIIYTSHHMSEAEEFCKHIALIDHGRVIAKGDLTDLRNEHKVSNLQSLFIKLTGEEYRD